In a single window of the Pirellulales bacterium genome:
- the hemC gene encoding hydroxymethylbilane synthase: MNRALRIGTRGSALAMWQANWVAMRLGEIGTKCDVVRISTPADQQPEAPLESMGVQGVFTKELQKWLLDGRIDVAVHSLKDLPTEVVRGLILAAIPQRESPFDVLVSREGETLLKLPPGARLGTGSLRRRSQLLHARPDLHMADIRANVETRLQKLRAGQYEALVLAEAGLKRLNFAEQITEVLSPRVMLSAVGQGALGLEARSSDQATRDVLSKIDDLASHQSVLAERTLLAALRGGCLAPIGAWGRVEDDGRLHLSACVLSADGADRLSVDLLGNAADAIQIGRQAAEQLLAAGAAKLIEQSRRQG; this comes from the coding sequence ATGAATCGAGCGCTTCGTATTGGAACCCGCGGCAGTGCGTTGGCTATGTGGCAAGCCAATTGGGTTGCCATGCGTTTGGGAGAAATTGGAACGAAGTGCGATGTGGTCCGGATTAGCACCCCGGCCGATCAGCAGCCTGAAGCACCGCTGGAATCCATGGGCGTGCAGGGGGTGTTTACCAAAGAGCTGCAAAAGTGGCTGCTCGATGGGCGCATTGACGTGGCCGTCCACAGTCTCAAAGATTTGCCGACCGAGGTGGTGAGGGGCTTGATTCTGGCGGCGATACCGCAACGGGAATCCCCCTTTGATGTGTTGGTGAGCCGCGAGGGGGAAACGCTCCTCAAATTGCCGCCGGGGGCGCGGCTGGGCACTGGGAGCTTGCGGCGGCGAAGCCAATTGCTGCACGCTCGGCCCGATTTGCACATGGCCGATATCCGAGCGAATGTTGAAACGCGGCTCCAAAAACTACGTGCCGGACAGTACGAGGCGTTGGTCCTGGCGGAGGCGGGGCTGAAGCGATTGAATTTCGCCGAACAAATCACCGAAGTCTTGTCGCCGCGTGTGATGCTCTCGGCGGTCGGTCAAGGAGCGCTGGGTTTGGAAGCTCGCTCAAGCGATCAGGCCACGCGAGATGTTTTATCCAAAATTGATGATTTGGCCTCACATCAATCGGTTTTGGCGGAGCGCACCTTGTTAGCCGCGTTACGCGGGGGATGCTTGGCACCGATCGGCGCTTGGGGACGCGTGGAAGATGACGGCCGCTTGCACTTATCGGCCTGCGTGCTCAGCGCAGATGGAGCAGACCGACTGAGCGTCGACCTGCTGGGCAATGCCGCCGATGCAATTCAAATCGGTCGACAGGCCGCCGAACAATTGTTGGCGGCCGGCGCGGCAAAACTCATCGAGCAATCCAGGAGGCAAGGGTAA
- a CDS encoding DUF502 domain-containing protein: protein MSTAPPVARRLRPRPRTFRGVLLRGLSLLLPPILTIVILLWVANTVQTYVLEPVKLAAREVLVWATADVREEPPGTVPNQTTLLFDGQTYTRLASGQYVPSRVVDWLHQNLPDEPLPATGEAVYRRYVEARQLQPQVVVPVFLCVFVLLLYVLGKFLTKQIGGLFDWGILRLPMVRKVYAAVKQVTDFVFGENLAENLPAHYKRVVAIEYPRPGLWSIGLVMGEAITDVSAAVKEPCVTVMLPTSPALFTVKPVMIAQSKTHNVNMTIDQALQFIISCGVVLPSHQLAVGAAGAVDTENP, encoded by the coding sequence ATGTCCACCGCTCCGCCTGTTGCCCGCCGACTTCGTCCCCGGCCGCGCACTTTTCGCGGCGTGTTGTTGCGCGGCTTGTCGCTCCTGCTGCCGCCAATTCTGACGATCGTGATTTTGTTATGGGTGGCCAATACCGTGCAGACTTACGTGTTGGAGCCGGTTAAGCTGGCGGCCCGCGAAGTATTGGTGTGGGCCACCGCGGACGTGCGCGAGGAACCGCCGGGCACGGTCCCAAATCAAACGACGCTGCTGTTCGATGGGCAGACGTATACCCGGCTTGCTAGCGGCCAGTATGTGCCGTCCAGGGTGGTCGACTGGCTGCATCAAAACCTGCCTGACGAACCGCTGCCGGCCACCGGTGAAGCTGTCTATCGCCGTTATGTGGAAGCCCGGCAGTTGCAGCCGCAGGTGGTTGTGCCGGTGTTTTTGTGCGTATTTGTGTTGTTGCTTTACGTACTTGGGAAATTTTTGACGAAGCAAATCGGGGGCCTGTTCGATTGGGGCATATTGCGGCTGCCGATGGTGCGGAAAGTATATGCCGCCGTGAAGCAGGTCACCGATTTCGTATTCGGCGAGAATCTCGCCGAAAACTTACCTGCCCATTACAAACGAGTCGTGGCCATCGAATATCCTCGACCCGGTTTGTGGAGCATCGGCCTGGTGATGGGGGAAGCGATCACCGATGTTAGTGCGGCGGTGAAGGAACCGTGCGTCACGGTGATGCTGCCCACTTCGCCCGCGCTGTTCACCGTGAAGCCGGTGATGATTGCACAAAGCAAAACGCACAACGTGAATATGACGATCGACCAGGCGCTTCAGTTCATCATCAGTTGCGGCGTGGTATTGCCGAGCCATCAACTGGCGGTGGGAGCGGCGGGGGCCGTCGATACGGAAAATCCATGA
- a CDS encoding double zinc ribbon domain-containing protein: MIAAEFARAMMSVDWFWINSLLLVDLGTKIFPIRLSPHGCRVKSTRRLSDPANASSSPWHRGVSISGNAVADMVYPKRCVWCHIDMASGSDKEHGNHSALCQDCRRRLAPPVSGWCLRCGAPLEGIAAEADECEHCAGEAFPWERVVALGRYRGDLSRAIVRCKTPRNEPLALALGRLLFERRGADLQESKPEIVAPLPMHWLRRLRRRVNGPDLLAEALAAQLKLPLKTGVLKRRRLTPLQVDVLPAQRHIHQRKSFRVCAGRQIQDRRVLLVDDVLTTGATAAEAAHTLLTAGAAAVTVAAIARGIGDDAL; this comes from the coding sequence ATGATTGCAGCCGAATTCGCCCGAGCTATGATGTCGGTGGATTGGTTTTGGATTAATTCATTGCTTTTGGTCGACTTGGGAACGAAGATTTTTCCGATTCGTCTCTCGCCGCATGGGTGCCGTGTGAAATCGACGCGCAGGCTTTCTGACCCCGCGAACGCATCAAGCAGCCCCTGGCATCGCGGGGTGTCGATATCGGGCAACGCAGTGGCGGACATGGTTTACCCGAAGCGTTGCGTGTGGTGCCATATCGACATGGCTTCGGGATCGGACAAGGAGCACGGTAATCATTCAGCGCTGTGCCAGGATTGTCGTCGACGGCTGGCGCCGCCGGTCAGTGGTTGGTGCTTGCGCTGTGGCGCGCCTTTGGAAGGAATCGCTGCCGAGGCTGACGAGTGCGAGCATTGCGCTGGGGAAGCATTTCCCTGGGAGCGTGTGGTGGCCTTGGGGCGTTATCGGGGAGATTTGAGCCGCGCCATAGTTCGCTGCAAAACGCCTCGAAACGAACCGCTGGCTTTAGCACTGGGCCGTTTGCTGTTTGAGCGCCGCGGCGCAGATTTACAGGAATCAAAGCCCGAGATCGTGGCACCGCTTCCCATGCATTGGCTTCGGCGACTGCGCCGGCGCGTGAACGGACCCGATTTGCTGGCGGAAGCCTTAGCCGCGCAGCTGAAATTGCCGCTGAAAACCGGCGTGCTGAAGCGGCGTCGGCTGACGCCTTTGCAAGTCGACGTGCTGCCCGCCCAGCGGCACATCCATCAACGAAAATCGTTCCGCGTCTGCGCTGGGCGGCAAATCCAGGATCGGCGAGTCCTGTTAGTCGACGATGTATTGACCACCGGCGCCACGGCCGCGGAGGCCGCTCACACCCTGCTAACAGCCGGCGCCGCGGCGGTAACCGTGGCAGCTATCGCCCGCGGAATCGGAGACGATGCCTTGTAA
- a CDS encoding LptF/LptG family permease, protein MTILDRYLLQQFLQNFLICFCSLAGLYIVIDAFGYLDSFIRAAGEHGSLWAIMGEYYGYQTIGFFDRTSGILTLVAAMFTISLFQRYNEMTALQAAGIRKWRIIKPLVAAILVFTALAVVNREVVIASPAVRSHLRTGLAQDLKGETAVDMIPRTDNKTGIILRGKQTVAKEQCIEKPAFALPAELDDYGRQLTAAKAFYQPCNTEHPNGYLLKGVTLPKSIASKPTLSLDGEPVILTPHDYPWLAPDDCFVVSGITFEYLAGADDWRRNASLPELVAGLHNPSLNLGSDVRVAMHARVVQPVLDVVLLFLGLPLLLSRYNRNVFFAIGLCVALVVGFYLVIFGCQYLGSNYLINPSLAAWLPLMIFVPLAFWMSEPLRE, encoded by the coding sequence ATGACCATTCTCGATCGCTATTTGTTGCAGCAGTTTTTGCAAAACTTTTTGATCTGCTTTTGCAGTTTGGCCGGACTGTACATCGTCATCGATGCGTTCGGTTATCTGGACTCTTTCATTCGCGCTGCGGGCGAGCACGGAAGCCTGTGGGCCATCATGGGCGAGTATTATGGCTATCAAACAATCGGCTTTTTTGATCGGACCAGCGGCATCCTGACGCTGGTTGCCGCCATGTTCACCATCTCGCTATTTCAGCGCTACAACGAAATGACCGCACTCCAGGCCGCCGGCATTCGCAAGTGGCGAATTATTAAACCGTTGGTGGCGGCCATCCTCGTGTTCACTGCCCTGGCAGTCGTGAACAGAGAAGTGGTCATCGCCAGTCCAGCAGTCCGTTCGCATTTGAGAACCGGCCTCGCTCAAGACCTCAAGGGCGAAACTGCCGTCGACATGATCCCCCGCACCGACAACAAAACCGGCATCATTCTGCGCGGCAAACAAACCGTGGCCAAGGAGCAGTGCATCGAAAAGCCGGCTTTCGCATTGCCGGCTGAACTCGACGATTACGGTAGGCAGTTGACTGCCGCCAAAGCCTTTTATCAGCCGTGCAACACCGAGCATCCCAACGGATATTTGCTGAAAGGGGTCACGCTCCCGAAATCGATCGCTTCCAAGCCAACGCTCAGTTTAGATGGCGAACCCGTGATTCTGACGCCCCACGATTACCCCTGGCTGGCGCCCGACGATTGCTTCGTCGTCAGCGGCATTACCTTCGAATACTTGGCCGGCGCCGACGATTGGCGGCGAAACGCCTCGCTGCCGGAATTAGTCGCCGGTCTGCACAACCCCAGCCTCAACTTAGGGTCTGACGTGCGTGTGGCCATGCACGCGCGGGTGGTGCAACCGGTTTTAGATGTGGTGTTATTGTTCCTGGGTTTGCCGCTGTTGTTGTCGCGATATAATCGGAACGTGTTTTTCGCCATCGGGCTGTGCGTGGCGCTGGTCGTCGGATTTTATTTGGTGATCTTTGGCTGTCAGTATTTGGGGTCCAACTATTTGATTAACCCATCGCTGGCCGCCTGGCTGCCCCTGATGATTTTTGTGCCGCTGGCCTTTTGGATGAGCGAACCCCTGCGGGAGTAA
- a CDS encoding AMP-binding protein, translated as MSGATPSLWLQDLTIPQVLEHTVHRFGQRDAVVFPQLALRWNYRQFSDQVDQAARGLCALGIRRGEHVAIWATNLPEWVVLQFATARIGAVLVTINPAYRAHELKYVLRQSDAVTLVLTDHYKSSDYFAMLAEVCPETIHLAPGESPGARLNSVGFPNLRHVITLTGNPPPAALSWQHLLALGNTVPLEQVRTAAAQLRPTDPINIQYTSGTTGFPKAAMLSHRNLLLNVFYSGQCQALTEQDRICIPVPFYHCFGCVLGTLMAVTYGAAMVVPAQSFEPAATLDAIQQERCTSLYGVPTMFIAQLHDPSLAGRNLNSLRTGIMAGSPCPIETMRAVVNTLGCREITIGYGQTEASPIITQTRIDDPLELRVETVGRPLPGLEVKIVNTNSLSRAPVGERAAVGLGDNQPGELCARGHCVMLGYYNNPDATAEAIDSDGWLHTGDLAIRLPDGYYKITGRIKDMVIRGGENIYPREIEEFLFTHPSVEQVSVVGVPDAKFGEELCAWIKLKPGFCAEVGDVVAIGSERGTAIPPFSRDAESSERIATIVTADQIRDFCRAKLAKYKVPRYVKFVTAFPQTVTGKIQKYKIREQMRDELGLKEQETA; from the coding sequence ATGTCCGGAGCGACGCCGTCGCTATGGCTTCAAGACCTGACAATCCCACAAGTGTTGGAGCACACGGTCCATCGCTTTGGCCAGCGCGATGCGGTGGTCTTTCCACAGCTTGCTCTGCGCTGGAATTATCGGCAATTCTCCGATCAGGTTGACCAGGCGGCAAGAGGCTTGTGCGCACTGGGAATCCGCCGCGGCGAGCATGTCGCCATTTGGGCCACAAATTTGCCCGAGTGGGTCGTACTGCAATTTGCCACCGCTCGGATTGGCGCTGTGTTGGTGACAATCAATCCCGCCTATCGCGCTCACGAGCTGAAATACGTGCTCCGGCAAAGCGACGCCGTCACGCTGGTTTTGACGGACCACTACAAATCGTCCGATTACTTCGCCATGCTTGCGGAAGTTTGCCCGGAGACCATTCATTTAGCCCCCGGCGAGTCGCCGGGGGCGCGCTTGAACTCTGTCGGATTTCCGAATCTGCGCCACGTGATCACGCTCACGGGTAATCCTCCGCCGGCCGCCCTCTCCTGGCAACATCTGCTCGCATTGGGCAACACCGTGCCGCTGGAGCAAGTACGGACCGCCGCGGCGCAACTCAGGCCCACCGATCCGATCAACATCCAATACACCTCGGGCACCACAGGTTTCCCCAAGGCCGCCATGTTAAGCCATCGCAACTTGCTGCTGAATGTTTTCTACAGCGGCCAATGCCAGGCGCTTACGGAGCAGGACCGCATTTGCATTCCCGTGCCGTTTTATCACTGCTTTGGTTGCGTGCTGGGCACGCTGATGGCTGTCACTTATGGAGCCGCCATGGTGGTGCCGGCCCAATCGTTCGAGCCCGCCGCCACGCTGGACGCCATCCAGCAGGAGCGTTGCACGTCGCTATACGGCGTGCCCACAATGTTCATCGCTCAATTGCACGATCCGTCGTTGGCCGGCCGCAATTTGAATTCGCTCCGCACGGGAATTATGGCCGGCAGTCCGTGCCCCATCGAAACCATGCGGGCGGTAGTGAACACGTTGGGTTGCCGCGAAATCACCATTGGTTACGGCCAGACCGAAGCTTCGCCGATCATCACGCAAACCCGGATCGACGACCCGCTGGAATTGCGCGTCGAAACCGTGGGCCGGCCGCTGCCAGGGTTGGAAGTGAAAATTGTTAATACAAATTCGCTTAGCCGCGCGCCGGTAGGCGAGCGCGCTGCAGTTGGCTTGGGCGACAATCAGCCCGGCGAATTGTGCGCCCGCGGCCATTGCGTAATGCTGGGTTATTACAACAATCCCGACGCCACAGCCGAAGCCATCGATTCCGACGGCTGGCTGCACACCGGCGATTTGGCAATTCGACTGCCGGACGGTTACTACAAAATCACCGGCCGCATCAAAGATATGGTGATCCGCGGGGGCGAAAACATTTATCCGCGCGAAATCGAAGAATTTTTGTTCACGCACCCGTCCGTGGAACAGGTCTCCGTAGTGGGCGTGCCCGACGCCAAATTCGGCGAGGAACTGTGCGCGTGGATTAAATTGAAGCCCGGATTTTGTGCCGAGGTGGGTGATGTCGTCGCGATTGGATCGGAACGAGGAACCGCCATCCCACCGTTTAGCCGCGACGCGGAGTCTTCGGAGCGGATCGCTACCATTGTCACCGCCGACCAAATCCGCGACTTCTGCCGCGCGAAACTAGCCAAATACAAAGTCCCTCGGTACGTGAAATTCGTAACGGCGTTTCCGCAAACCGTGACCGGCAAAATTCAAAAATACAAAATCCGCGAGCAAATGCGCGACGAGCTGGGATTAAAAGAGCAGGAAACGGCGTAA
- a CDS encoding inorganic diphosphatase, with the protein MHPLHDIYVDDHQIEHAFPAVIEVPQGSKNKYELDKETGLLRLDRVLYSAVHYPANYGFIPRSHCEDGDPLDVLVLGQEPVYPLTIVTARAIGVMRMRDEKGLDDKIIAVSVCDPAVEEYNDRSELPKHTLVEIKRFFEDYKKLEHKTVEVEDILGPPEAIKIIREALDMYRRLRRGELSYKSSGFRL; encoded by the coding sequence ATGCATCCCCTGCATGATATTTACGTTGACGATCATCAAATCGAGCACGCCTTTCCCGCCGTCATCGAGGTGCCACAAGGCAGCAAAAATAAATACGAGCTCGACAAGGAAACCGGCCTGCTGCGCCTTGACCGCGTGCTCTACAGCGCCGTCCACTACCCGGCCAATTACGGCTTCATTCCCCGCAGCCATTGCGAAGATGGCGACCCGCTCGACGTGCTCGTGCTGGGCCAGGAACCGGTTTATCCACTGACCATTGTTACCGCTCGGGCCATTGGCGTGATGCGGATGCGCGATGAAAAAGGGCTGGACGATAAAATCATTGCCGTCAGCGTCTGCGATCCGGCCGTGGAGGAATACAACGATCGCTCGGAACTCCCCAAGCACACCCTGGTGGAAATCAAACGGTTTTTTGAAGATTACAAAAAGCTGGAACACAAAACCGTGGAAGTGGAAGATATTTTGGGCCCGCCGGAGGCCATCAAGATTATCCGCGAAGCGCTCGACATGTACCGCCGCCTCCGCCGCGGTGAACTTTCTTACAAAAGCAGCGGATTTCGGCTGTAA
- a CDS encoding helicase HerA-like domain-containing protein, producing the protein MSDILIGKGDKPVTLLAKYGNRHGLVAGATGTGKTITLEVLAEGFSRMGVPVFISDVKGDVSGVALAGTPSDKLTQRAAQVGVQNFAPEASPVVFWDLYGKSGHPVRATVSEIGPTLLARIFELNDTQEGVLQIVFKMADDRGLLLLDLDDLRAVLGFVAENQKDISTHYGLVSTQSISAIQRALVTLERDGGDSFFGEPALELADIMRTDTTGRGIVNILAADQLVLKPRLYSSSLLWLLSELFETLPEVGDMDKPKLVFFFDEAHLLFNDAPPALLQRVEQVVRLIRSKGVGVYFCSQFPDDMPSEVLGQLGNRVQHALRAYTPRDQKAVKTAAETFVPNPKLDVAQVISQLGVGEALVSTLQEQAIPMPVERTLICPPRCRMGAITTDERNAVRARSPVGTKYDTRVNRESAYEMLNARKGGADGSAAAAPAGTASAGDSSAGKAASGKAAAGKATGFGAEVSEILWGSGRRQGMVEAMAKSTARTVGSQVGRQILRGVLGGIFGGSRR; encoded by the coding sequence ATGAGCGATATCCTCATCGGCAAAGGCGACAAGCCCGTCACTCTGCTGGCCAAATATGGCAATCGCCACGGCCTGGTCGCCGGCGCCACGGGAACCGGCAAAACCATCACGTTGGAAGTGCTGGCCGAAGGCTTTTCGCGAATGGGCGTCCCCGTGTTCATTTCCGATGTGAAGGGCGATGTTTCCGGCGTCGCGCTGGCCGGCACTCCCAGCGACAAACTCACGCAGCGGGCCGCTCAGGTCGGCGTGCAAAACTTTGCTCCCGAAGCCAGCCCCGTCGTGTTTTGGGATTTGTACGGCAAGTCGGGCCATCCGGTCCGCGCCACCGTCAGCGAAATTGGCCCCACGCTGCTGGCCCGCATTTTCGAACTGAACGATACGCAAGAAGGCGTGTTGCAAATCGTCTTTAAAATGGCCGACGATCGCGGCCTGCTGCTGTTAGATCTGGACGACTTGCGGGCGGTCCTCGGCTTTGTAGCTGAAAACCAAAAAGATATTTCCACGCATTACGGGCTGGTCAGCACGCAGTCGATTTCCGCCATTCAGCGCGCCTTGGTCACGCTGGAGCGCGACGGCGGCGACAGCTTTTTCGGCGAACCGGCGCTGGAGCTGGCCGACATCATGCGCACCGATACGACCGGCCGCGGCATTGTCAACATTCTGGCGGCCGATCAGCTCGTTCTCAAACCACGGCTCTACTCCAGCTCTTTGCTGTGGCTGCTTTCGGAGCTGTTCGAAACGCTGCCCGAAGTCGGCGACATGGACAAACCCAAGCTCGTGTTCTTTTTCGACGAAGCACACCTGCTGTTCAACGATGCCCCGCCCGCTCTGCTGCAGCGCGTAGAGCAAGTCGTGCGGCTCATTCGCTCCAAAGGCGTGGGCGTGTACTTCTGCTCGCAATTCCCCGACGATATGCCCAGCGAAGTCCTCGGCCAACTCGGCAACCGGGTTCAACACGCCCTGCGGGCATACACGCCGCGCGATCAAAAAGCAGTGAAGACGGCCGCCGAAACATTTGTGCCCAACCCGAAGCTCGACGTGGCCCAAGTCATTTCGCAGCTTGGCGTGGGAGAGGCCCTCGTTTCCACATTGCAAGAACAGGCGATTCCCATGCCCGTGGAGCGCACGCTCATCTGTCCCCCGCGCTGCCGCATGGGCGCCATTACCACCGACGAACGCAACGCCGTCCGCGCCCGCAGCCCCGTCGGCACCAAGTACGATACCCGCGTCAACCGCGAATCGGCTTACGAAATGCTGAACGCGCGCAAAGGCGGGGCCGATGGTTCCGCTGCTGCCGCGCCGGCTGGAACCGCTTCCGCCGGCGATTCATCCGCCGGAAAAGCCGCGTCGGGAAAAGCCGCCGCCGGAAAAGCAACGGGTTTTGGCGCCGAGGTCAGCGAAATTCTCTGGGGTTCCGGCCGCCGACAAGGAATGGTGGAAGCGATGGCCAAATCCACCGCCCGCACCGTCGGCAGCCAAGTCGGCCGGCAAATTTTGCGCGGCGTGCTGGGCGGCATCTTCGGCGGCTCGCGGCGATAG